From the Montipora capricornis isolate CH-2021 chromosome 2, ASM3666992v2, whole genome shotgun sequence genome, one window contains:
- the LOC138038122 gene encoding uncharacterized protein yields the protein MNRSQTFRDPYLLRASSIERPIPFMVPFVNFTNITLPNGKSVPESGLVHPEFSSRNFTFHGASYDTTTGVLVGFSASSSQNVGKLANMKFTRKRNRLFPQPLTDCYFVEWAPDGCLPGLNILMKGWDMKRLKMANPRWLKFEEFPVNRDQRFMETIDIFEYGPKSFLVPRGVSIDNVAIASVPFSQVFKSVKETVKAELQSYGIKYKEESTETFQGSAKYDSYSKLYSASSYSSAISGMEYKLFQVRFRNSFNFKASQNWDDTFEKEFLELLKSQNDAKAMDFFKEYGTHYVREAEMGGRKESLLSVSYCELTETDQKKADFEANILIPYKGAHSVSASAYYQRNLSESDREAIISGPFTTCRGGNSLNPAVCANDSLWRPTVLQMPYPTTLVLQPFYELTTNSSTQKWLQGKYKEYLVLDLEELREDLNKEAKCSTSTSGGVHHVTVSMFLFSGSLVFSWLLHMLALTSDFV from the coding sequence ATGAATAGATCTCAAACTTTCCGCGATCCGTATCTTCTAAGAGCTTCAAGCATTGAGAGACCCATCCCTTTTATGGTTCCTTTCGTGAATTTCACAAACATCACCTTACCGAATGGAAAATCAGTACCGGAATCAGGACTTGTACATCCAGAATTTAGCTCGCGGAATTTCACGTTTCACGGCGCCTCATACGATACTACCACTGGAGTCCTAGTGGGGTTTTCCGCTTCTTCTTCACAAAATGTGGGAAAACTGGCAAACATGAAGTTTACTAGGAAGCGCAATAGGCTATTTCCGCAACCTTTGACGGACTGCTATTTTGTAGAATGGGCTCCAGATGGGTGTTTGCCGGGTCTGAACATTCTAATGAAAGGATGGGACATGAAACGCTTAAAAATGGCCAATCCTCGATGGTTGAAATTCGAAGAGTTTCCAGTAAACAGGGATCAACGTTTTATGGAGACTATTGATATTTTTGAGTACGGTCCAAAGAGTTTTCTCGTTCCCAGGGGGGTTTCAATTGATAACGTGGCAATTGCGTCCGTCCCATTCTCCCAAGTGTTCAAAAGTGTTAAAGAAACCGTCAAGGCAGAACTTCAGTCTTATGGCATCAAATACAAAGAGGAATCCACAGAGACATTTCAGGGTTCAGCAAAGTACGACAGTTACAGTAAACTGTACTCTGCCAGTTCCTATTCATCTGCAATATCTGGAATGGAGTACAAACTATTCCAAGTTCGGTTTCGCAACAGTTTCAATTTCAAAGCAAGCCAGAACTGGGATGATACATTTGAAAAGGAGTTTTTGGAACTCTTGAAAAGTCAAAATGATGCAAAAGCAATGGATTTTTTCAAGGAATATGGGACCCACTATGTCCGTGAAGCCGAAATGGGAGGTCGTAAGGAGTCCCTTCTAAGCGTGTCTTATTGTGAGCTTACTGAAactgatcaaaagaaagcagaTTTCGAGGCTAATATTTTGATTCCTTACAAGGGCGCTCACAGTGTTTCAGCATCTGCTTATTATCAGCGAAACCTGAGCGAATCTGATCGTGAAGCGATCATTTCGGGTCCATTCACAACCTGTCGAGGAGGCAATTCTCTGAATCCCGCTGTGTGTGCCAATGATTCTCTGTGGCGCCCGACTGTTCTGCAGATGCCGTACCCAACGACTTTGGTCTTACAGCCATTCTATGAATTGACAACCAACTCGTCGACGCAGAAATGGCTTCAGGGTAAGTACAAGGAGTACTTGGTCCTAGATCTGGAAGAACTGAGGGAGGACTtaaacaaagaagcaaaatgCAGTACTAGCACTAGCGGAGGTGTTCACCATGTTACCGTTAGCATGTTTCTCTTCTCTGGCTCACTGGTGTTCTCGTGGCTGCTACACATGTTGGCTTTGACTTCGGACTTCGTTTAA
- the LOC138027659 gene encoding uncharacterized protein, producing the protein MEAFQLCVFSLLILGLLISTASGIGPGIELHLEYDSPLYPTVYRVIEGSVNGLQGVFHDSKRALLRKDDLFTVVLNTYNPKYSNRWSWYEFPAIFCFGDAVTSCLKSATSGSQTFRDPYLLRASSIETPIPFMVPFKDFKRIQLPNRRTPPESVLVHPEFSSRNFTFHGASYDTTTGVLVGFSGSSSQNVGKLANMKFTRKSNSLFHQPLTDCYFVEWAPDGCLPGLNILMKGWDMKRLKMANPRWLKFEKFPVNRDERFIETIDIFEYGPKSYLVPRGVSIDTVAIASVPFSHVFKSVKETIKAELHSYGIKYEEESTKTFQASAKYDSYTTLYSASSYSSAISGMEYKLFRVRFRNSFNFKASQNWDDTFEKEFFELLKSQNDAKAMDFFKEYGTHYVREAEMGGRKESLLSVSYCELAKTDEKKADFEAKILIPYKGAHSVSASAYYQRNLSDSDRKAIISGPFTTCRGGNSLNPAVCANDSLWHPTVLQMPYPTILVLEPFYELTSNSSMQKWLQGKYKEYLVLNLEEKELTEDLNTEAKCSTSGGVHHVNVSMFLFSGSLVFSWLLHLLALTSDFV; encoded by the exons ATGGAGGCGTTCCAGCTGTGTGTCTTTTCCTTGCTCATCCTCGGATTGTTGATTTCGACAG CTTCAGGTATTGGCCCTGGTATTGAACTTCATCTCGAATATGACAGCCCTCTCTACCCGACCGTGTACCGCGTGATTGAAGGCTCGGTAAATGGACTCCAGGGAGTTTTCCATGACTCTAAAAGAGCTTTGCTTAGGAAGGACGACCTGTTTACTGTGGTCCTTAATACCTACAATCCAAAATACTCGAACCGTTGGAGCTGGTACGAGTTCCCAGCAATATTTTGCTTCGGAGATGCTGTAACCAGCTGCTTAAAATCTGCCACAAGTGGATCTCAAACTTTCCGCGATCCGTACCTTCTAAGAGCTTCAAGCATTGAGACACCAATCCCTTTTATGGTTCCATTCAAGGATTTCAAAAGAATCCAGTTACCGAATAGAAGAACACCACCGGAATCGGTACTTGTACATCCAGAATTCAGCTCACGGAATTTCACTTTTCACGGCGCCTCATACGATACTACCACTGGAGTTCTGGTGGGATTTTCCGGTTCTTCTTCACAAAATGTGGGAAAACTGGCTAACATGAAGTTTACTAGGAAGAGCAATAGCCTATTTCATCAACCCTTGACGGACTGCTATTTTGTAGAATGGGCTCCAGACGGGTGTTTGCCGGGTCTGAACATTCTAATGAAAGGATGGGACATGAAACGCTTAAAAATGGCCAATCCTCGATGGTTGAAATTTGAGAAGTTTCCAGTAAACAGGGATGAACGTTTTATAGAGACTATTGATATTTTTGAGTACGGTCCAAAGAGTTATCTCGTTCCCAGAGGGGTGTCAATTGATACCGTGGCAATTGCGTCCGTCCCTTTCTCCCATGTGTTCAAAAGCGTTAAAGAAACGATCAAGGCAGAACTTCATTCTTATGGAATCAAATACGAAGAGGAATCCACAAAGACATTTCAAGCTTCTGCAAAGTACGACAGTTACACTACACTGTACTCTGCCAGTTCCTACTCATCTGCAATATCTGGAATGGAGTACAAACTATTCCGAGTTCGCTTTCGCAACAGTTTCAATTTCAAAGCAAGCCAGAACTGGGATGATACATTTGAAAAGGAGTTTTTCGAGCTCTTGAAAAGTCAGAATGATGCAAAAGCAATGGATTTTTTCAAGGAATATGGGACCCACTATGTCCGTGAAGCCGAAATGGGAGGTCGTAAGGAGTCCCTTCTAAGCGTGTCTTATTGTGAGCTTGCAAAAACTGATGAAAAGAAAGCAGATTTCGAGGCTAAAATTTTGATTCCTTACAAGGGCGCTCACAGTGTCTCAGCATCTGCTTATTATCAGCGGAACCTGAGCGACTCTGATCGTAAGGCGATCATTTCGGGTCCATTCACAACCTGTCGAGGAGGCAATTCTCTGAATCCCGCTGTGTGTGCCAATGATTCTCTGTGGCACCCGACTGTTCTGCAGATGCCGTACCCAACGATTTTGGTCTTAGAGCCATTCTATGAGTTAACGAGCAACTCGTCGATGCAGAAATGGCTTCAGGGTAAGTACAAGGAGTACTTGGTCCTAAATCTGGAAGAGAAAGAACTGACAGAGGACTTAAACACAGAAGCAAAATGCAGTACTAGCGGAGGTGTTCACCATGTTAACGTTAGCATGTTTCTCTTCTCTGGCTCACTGGTGTTCTCATGGCTGTTACATTTGTTGGCTCTGACTTCGGACTTCGTTTAA